A genomic segment from bacterium encodes:
- the pgl gene encoding 6-phosphogluconolactonase yields the protein MTAVVRDGDQARLLAAAGRHLCGRIGHVLSARGRAVVAVPGGRSAAAIFRAMLGEDVDWRRVHLFVVDERLVPVDHPDSNFRLLRESLLAPLLAAGRIDPATVHPFVLDPVAPDRGAARYERELAALGLRFDVVLLSAGEDGHVGALYPRHHSIDDRHHGFIVMDDSPKPPPGRMSASRSLMQSAAAAVLVFAGEAKREAFAMFNDERSSVVDCPARLVLAIGDTTVFTDLA from the coding sequence ATGACGGCGGTCGTCCGTGACGGGGACCAGGCCCGGCTCCTCGCGGCGGCGGGACGCCACCTGTGCGGGAGGATCGGGCACGTGCTGTCGGCCAGGGGGCGGGCGGTCGTCGCGGTGCCGGGCGGGAGGAGCGCCGCCGCGATCTTCCGGGCGATGCTCGGCGAGGACGTCGACTGGCGGCGCGTTCACCTCTTCGTCGTCGACGAGCGGCTCGTGCCGGTCGATCACCCGGACAGCAACTTCAGGCTGCTGCGCGAGAGCCTCCTGGCGCCGCTGCTCGCTGCCGGGCGCATCGATCCCGCCACCGTGCATCCCTTCGTCCTCGACCCGGTGGCGCCGGACCGCGGGGCGGCGCGCTATGAGCGGGAACTCGCCGCGCTGGGCCTGCGTTTCGACGTCGTCCTGCTGAGCGCCGGGGAAGACGGCCACGTGGGTGCGCTCTACCCGCGCCACCACTCGATCGACGATCGCCACCACGGGTTCATCGTGATGGACGACTCGCCGAAGCCGCCGCCGGGGCGCATGAGTGCGTCGCGTTCGCTGATGCAGTCTGCGGCAGCGGCCGTCCTCGTGTTTGCGGGCGAGGCGAAGCGCGAGGCCTTCGCGATGTTCAACGACGAGCGCTCGTCGGTCGTGGATTGTCCCGCGAGGCTTGTGCTGGCGATCGGCGACACCACGGTGTTCACCGACCTCGCCTGA
- a CDS encoding NusG domain II-containing protein, with protein sequence MSATGFVRRFWGPNATRLILGDCAILCLLGALVVAASLRAGRGHAPAHAEVSVSGRQAVSLDLGRDAVHDVRGVLGVTRIEVRARRVRVLSSPCPRQVCRHGGWIARPGEVLVCVPNGVVIRLVGEGGDGGPDAVTR encoded by the coding sequence ATGAGCGCCACCGGGTTCGTCCGCCGGTTCTGGGGTCCCAATGCGACGCGGCTGATCCTCGGGGATTGCGCGATCCTCTGTCTGCTTGGCGCGCTGGTCGTGGCCGCCTCGCTGCGGGCCGGGCGGGGCCACGCTCCCGCGCACGCCGAGGTGAGTGTCTCCGGGCGGCAGGCGGTCTCCCTCGACCTCGGGCGCGACGCCGTCCACGACGTTCGGGGCGTTCTCGGCGTCACGCGGATCGAGGTGCGCGCCCGCAGGGTCCGGGTCCTCTCCTCGCCCTGCCCGCGGCAGGTCTGCCGGCATGGCGGCTGGATCGCGCGGCCGGGCGAGGTGCTCGTCTGCGTCCCGAACGGCGTCGTCATCCGGCTGGTGGGCGAGGGCGGGGACGGCGGGCCTGA